The window CTTCCTTTGCGAGAACAAGCTCTAAAGCCTGTATTGTTCTCAGCACGTCCCCCTCAGAGCAGACGCCCATAGTGCCAATCCTGAAGATCTTTCCCTTCAGCCTCTCCTGCCCGCCTGAAACGACGACACCCTGCTTTTTCATGCCGCCCCTGAGCTTCTCATCATTGATCCTCGGCGGGATCTTCATCGCTGTGACCGTGTTCGAGTACCGGGAGTACTCATTCAGGACAGGGAAGAGCTCTATGCCCAGCGCGGATGCCGCTGCTCTGACAGCCTCGGCAAGCCTGGCTATGCGTGCCCTCCTGGCCTCGAAGCCCTCCTCCTTCGCCATGTGCAGCGCCTCCTGGAGCGCATAGAAGAGGGGAACTGCAGGCGTGAATGGCGTCTGGGTTGGCTTCTTTCTCACACTCTTGAGATGGGCCCTCAGATCAGCATAGTAGCTCCCTGAGCCCTCCTTTAGCGCCTCCTCTGCGCGCTCGCTCACGGATACAATCGCCAATCCAGGGGGCACGGCAAGACACTTCTGCGATCCTGTTATCGCTATATCGATACCCCACTCATCGGTCCTGAACTCGTTTCCGCCGATTGAGGATATTCCATCCACTATGAATATGGCGTCGTGCTTCCTCGCAAGCCTCCCTATCTCCCTGGCAGGATTGATTATGCCCACGGATGTCTCGTTGTGAACCATGGCCACGGCCTTCACGCCCTTCTCAAGCGCAGCCTCCACACGCTCGAGATCGAACGGCATGCCCCATTCGAAGTCGACCGATATCGCTCTGCCGTACCTGTTGCCTATCTCAGTGAACCGCTCGCCGAACTTTCCGTTTGTTATCGTGAGTATCCTGTCGTCCCTGCCTATCAGCCCGCCAACAGCGGCATCCATCCCGCACGTGCCGGACCCGCTCATGACCACGATCTCGTTCTTCGTCTCGAAGAACTCCTGGAGGAGTTCTCTGCAGTCATCGTATATCCTGCCAAACTCCGGGCTCCTGTGGCTTATCATCGGCTTCGACATCGCGCGAAGCACCCTTGGGGCCACCTTGACAGGGCCTGGAATCATAAGAAGCGTATCCTCTATATCCAATAGGATCACTCTCTCTCAGGGGCTTATACAGAGCTTGCTTTTAAGCGTTGTGCAGTGCTCCAGCTCTTCCTTGCGAACGGCGGCAGATCCCCGTTCTCCTCAATCCAGTCCTTCAGAAACCTCACCGTGACAGGATCTGACGGGTAGCCGCTTCCGAGCGGTCGGCCGAGTGTGGCCTCCAGCTCTCTTATGGATCGGTCCCTGGCAACCTTGGCGATTATCGATGCTGCTGCGACCACGAGGTGCTTCCTGTCAGCATCATGCTCTGCCAGGATCTGCATCGTCGCTCCTGAGAGCTCCCTGACCCTCTGAGCGAACCTCTCAGCATTAACGTCAGCTGCATCGAGAATGGCGCGATCCGCCCTGAGTCCGGATACAACCCTGGAGTGAGCTCTCACCATGATATCGTTCATCGACATGACCATGCGCAGCTCATCGATCTGCTGCGCTGTCACCTCCAGAACGAAGCTCTCTCTGGCCCTGGCGAGTATCTGCCTCTCGATGGATTCTCTCTTTGCAGGGCTCAGCAGCTTGGAATCTCTCACACCACATGCTGCGAGATCGAAGATATCCTCCTCGCCGAAAACAACACCAGCAACAAACATCGATCCGATGACAGGCCCTTTTCCGGCCTCATCCACGCCAAGTATGAGCATCGTGTGTATCTCTGGAGTTTGTATCTCAAAACCTTTGTGTCCGGCTCGTGTGCCTGTATTGAGATCGATGGTATCAACTTCTAGAGATCTGCGAGACATCACGCCGTTAGCTACGGATTACTGACAGGCCAAGCAGTGATTCGAATCCCAGAGCCCCCCTCATTCAGCCCTGCGCCGCAAATCAGCCTGCACGGGAGAGGAATCCGGGAAATTATAGTTTCAAAAAAAGTAATGGAAAATTATTAGTAGAGTGGCCCCGTTCATTCTGTTGCAGAGGATGAATATGGGTGTGTTCAAGAGCCTCCGGATGAGCCTCGGAGTCTGGTTAAGTCGCATTTTCGGCAAAAAGCGTGCGCGAATCGGCATCTATGGGCCACCTAATGCTGGAAAGACCACACTGGCCAACAGGATAGTCAAGGACTGGAGCGGTGATGGCGCGATAGGGACTGTATCTCCGGTTCCACACGAGACCAGAAGGGCGGTTCGGAAGGAAGGCCTTGTGATAAATGCAAATGGCGCGAGCATTCACCTTGATATAGTGGATACTCCAGGAATGGCCACGAAGATCGATTTCAGGGAGTTCATGGCGTATGGCATGAGCGAGGAAGAGGCAAAGAAGAGGGCGAAAGAGGCCACAGAGGGCGTCATAGAGGCCATCAAGTGGCTGGACGATCTTGATGGTGTTCTGCTTGTCATGGACTCCACAGAGGACCCCTACACGCAGGTCAACGTCACCGTTATAGGAAACATGGAGGCTAGGAATCTGCCGCTTCTCATCGTGGCAAACAAGATAGATCTCCCGAACGCCGCCCCTTCGAGAATAAAGGCCGCATTTCCTCAGCATCCTGTGGTCCAGATCTCGGCGCTGGAGGGGAACAACCTGGACGAGCTGTATAATGCAATAGCATTACACTTCGGGTGAGCATATGCGGGAAGTACAGATGGACCTCATATCTGAGGAGAAGCTGAACCGCATGACCTCAATGGAGAAGATCCGGCTTATCCTTGACAAGGTCAAGACTGGCAGGATAGTGGTTCTCGAGAGCGGACTCACTCCAGAGGAGGAGGTGAGGCTTATAGAGATGACCATGACGGAGATCCGGGTCGATGAGTTCTCAGGAATAGAGATCGAGAGCTATCCTGCGAAGAGGGAGAGCTCCTTTGTGGGCAGGCTGCTTGGAAGAGGCTCATCAAAGGGCAGGATGACCGTGATAGGCCCGGCGAACCAGCTCAGAACGGTCGAGAAGGATCAGTACCAGATAAGCACCAAGGTCTCGGTCGGGGATTAGATGCCGCACATGTGCACCAGATGCAAAAAGGTATTCGATGATGGCGCGGATATACTCAAAGGCTGCCCGAAGTGTGGCGGGAGGATGTTTGAGTACATCAGAGAGCGGGAGAGCGAGACGCTGATAACCGAGGCCATGGGTGTCAGAAGACCGCCCAGGAGGACTCCAGCAATCACCACGGCTGTTCGCGACGTGGGTGAGATAAAAGAGGAGATGCGGAGGCTGCAGGTAGCCTCTGAGAGTGTCAACAAGCCTCCTGCTATCCAGACATCTCAGAGATCACCGGAGGATCGCCCCATAGAGAGCGTGAGGATCACAGAGCCGGGAAGATACGAGCTGAATCTGCCGACGCTGTTCTCTAGGGACGAGCTTGTCATGGCATTAAAGGAGGGGACCTATCTGATAGACCTGAACTCGGCCTTCAGAAGGTCTAAGAAGTAGATCAGTCCCTCTCGACCGTTATCTGGAGACTCTTCCAGTCCTGGCTCACGCCACGCAGGGAGCTGGCCATGCTTGCTGATACGTTCCCGATTATCTGCTGAGTGAAGTCGTTCAGCGGTATCTCAACGCCGTCCACGACCAGGCTGACCTTCATGTGTTCTCAATCTCCGTCTTGAGAGCGGAGCCCGTGAATGCTCTCAGGCTCCACCAAATATCGCTATCGGTGGCGTCCAGACTGTCACATTGGGCCTGAGGTAGTTGATCTGTGCTCCCGAAAGGGCATGTGGCATTGTTATTACAGTGTTCGTGCCAGATGTTATATTGGCATTCATTATCGCGAATGACGGGGTTATCGTCACCGGCTTTGCAGCTGAGAGCTCCTTCGGCTCGATCATCGAGCGCTGGACCTTCCTGCCGAGCGTGCTGAGCTGCACGACACCCGGGCTGACATTGCTTATGGCTGGAGTGTACGGGCTTATTCTGGGAAGCGAGACGGTCTCTGTCTTATCAAGCGTGCTGAGATGGATCACGTCGATCGCGCCTGCCGTCAGGACGCATATAAGCATCAACGAGACCGCTAATATTAGTATGTACCTCATCTATCAACCTCCTTTTTGCGATCTGATCTGCGTTTCATCATTTATTCCTTTTGATGGGTGGTCTTCCTGAGACGCTGAAGCCATGAAGGGCAAAGATGAAATTCTAGATCATCTTTGAGCGGCAATGGAGGTAGAAGCCATGAGAGTTCTGGTCAGTGACCCGCTGGCCGAGGAGGGCATAAGACGGCTTGAGACGGCCGCAGAGGTCGATGTTATAACCAACCTCACTCCTGAGGAGCTGGTGGAGAGGATCAAGGGGTATGATGCTCTGGTCATACGCAGCGGGACCAAGGTGACGGCTGATGTGATAAACGCAGCGGACCGGCTCAAGGTGATAGCGAGAGCCGGAGTCGGTGTCGACAACGTCGATGTGGATGCTGCAACAAAAAAGGGCATAATAGTCGTAAACGCTCCGGGCGGGAACACCATATCGGCTGCAGAGCACACGATCGCCATGATGCTGGCGCTCGCGAGAAACATCCCGCAGGCGCATGCATCTGTCAAGAGGGGCGAGTGGAACAGGAAGAAGTACACTGGCGTCGAGGTCTTCAACAAGACCCTGGGCATAATCGGCCTCGGCAGAATCGGGACAGAGGTTGCGAAGAGGATGAAGGCGTTCGGGATGCGCATACTCGCCTACGATCCGTTTATAACAGAGTCGAAGGCTGCAGAGCTCGGAATAAAGCTTGCAAGCCTTGAGGAGATCTACAGGGAGAGCGATTTCATAACCGTTCACACGCCTCTAACTCCGGAAACGAGAAACATGATCGATGAGCCTCAGATAAAGATGATGAAGCCCACCGTGAGGCTGATAAACTGCGCCAGAGGTGGCATAATCAACGAGGCAGCGCTCGCCAGGGCTGTTGCGGAGAACAGAATAGCCGGCGCTGCGGTGGACGTTTACACAAAGGAGCCGCCTGTGGGCAATCCTCTTATCGAGCAGGAGCGGATCATAACAACGCCGCATCTCGGAGCTTCGACCGCTGAGGCACAGATCAACGTGGCGCTCGCGGTTGCGGATCAGATAATCGCCATAAGCAGGGGACAGCTCCCGACGACAGCGATCAACCTGATCTCAATACCGCCGGAGACGATGGCAGTGATGGAGCCGTACATGGATATCGCGGAGAGGATGGGCAGGCTCCTCGGGCAGCTTGGCACGAGCAGGTTCGAGCAGCTAGAGATCGTGTATGGCGGATCCATCGCGGAGAAGGATACCCGCCTGATAACTATAGCGGCTGTGAAGGGGCTGCTGTCAGCCATAGGTGCCCATGCGAACCTTGTGAACTCGCTGACGCTGCTGAAGGAGAAGGGCGTAAAGCTGATTGAGTCGAAGACCGAGGTGGCGAACGGGTACAGCAATCTCATAACCATGCGCCTTAAGACTGCATCAGAGACATTCGCGGTTCACGGCACTGTTTACAGGCCCGATGACAGGAGGATCGTCCAGATCAACGACTACAGGGTTCATGTTCCTACCGAGGGCAATCTTGTTCTTGTCCTCCATGAGGACAGGCCGAACATAATAGGTCCGGTGTGCGTGGTTCTGGGCGAGGCGAATATAAATATCGGAAGCATGCATGTCGGCAGGATCTCACCAGGGCAGCCGCAGCTGATGGTCCTGAACGTGGATTCTCCTGTCAGTGACGAGACCCTGAAGAGGATACTGAGCGTTTCAGGCGTTCTGAGTGCGAGGACGATAAGCATGTGAGGATGGCCCCTTCCAGGCCATCTCCTAATGACGCGCGTGGTGTAGCGGAGAGTCTGGCTTCCTTGAGTTGATACGGCTACACAAGGGCGCATCACGGTGATTCGGCGGATCGGTAATATTGGAGATGGAGTCTCTCGGTGATGGGAGTTGCCAGAGTTCGCCTCTCCGGCGATTCGACCGCATGAGCCTGCACAAAACATGTTCGCTCATCCATATGATTCAGCGGATCAAGAGCCTTGCATGATCCAATTGGCGCCTCTCGCATCGAACGTCAAAGCGCCTGTTTGCAGCCAGTGCGGAAGGAGCACCTAGCACACCTCGCCTTCTGGCTGTGATTCCTATGAGCATGGCCCTTTCTCAGCGTGCGCCTCATACCATCCAGAGCTCTCAGCACCTCCGCCCTGAGATCGTCATTGATCTCTATCCTGTAACGCCTGTTTCCGTATACGAGGTAACCGTATGGAACATCTCTTCTGCAGATATCCTCCATGATCAGGCAGTAGGCTGCAAGCTGGAGCTGATGGCTCCTGTACGGCTCCTCAGCCTCGGTGCTCTTGACCTCGACGGGTATCACGTGTCGGCCCTCTCTGATTATGTAATCCGGCTTTCCTGTGAGGCCGTAGCGCTCTGAGCGAAGGATCTTTCCAGAGCCTGAGAGGTCTGAGTAGAGGGCATCTCCATCCGGCAGCCCATACCTGAGACGCATGGATCTAGCAGCAGAGGACATCTTGAGGGAGAGGAGCATGGATGCTGTGCCCAGAGCGAAGAGAAGAGGTGCGATATCATTCATGAGCGAACCATCCGACCGCTGATACGAGCATCAGAATCACTCCTGCGATCCGGAGGACTCCAGAGAATCTATCCAGAAGACGCGATCTCGAGAGGGATGCGCCTGCTGCCCTGTGCATCTCCCTCCCCGCCCTGAGCTCCCTTCGCATGCGCCCGGAAGGTCGCGCTCCCATCCTGCCCTGGTACCAGGCCACAGGACAGTATGCGTACTCCGCAACCTCGGATGCAGATATCCACTCCCTCTGCCGGCGGAACATCGATTACTGGGGTCGGGCCATTTATTTATAAAATTGTCGGTATACCCATCAGAGACACAATGGTGATCCGAGCCAGCTGTTTTATGGAGCCGCTGAAGGTCGATCGTCTGGAGCAGTGTGGCGCGCTCCTCCAGAAAAACAATGGTGCAAGCTCCATTTCATCCCGCACTGTCTAAAAGGCTCATGTGGTCGAACCATCGGAGAGGAGGCCACGATAAGACCAGTGCCGTTCGACCTCGTGTCTTTCTGTAAGGTCATCGATCAGTTGAATCAAAGGGATTGGCAGCCTGAAATATGAGTCACGCATGTCATCTGTATCTACCGCACAGCTCCCTTTACCTCATCAACTATCTTCTCGAAAAAACCTGTTTTTCCATGGTGTCTTCTGCCCTCTGGCTCGCCGAACTCCCTTGCGAGCTCCTCGAGGAGCTGTCTCTGCCTGGGCGTCAGAGATGTGGGGATCTTCACATTCGTCCGTACAAGGAGATCCCCAGTGCCAGCGCCGTGGAGCCTTGGCATGCCCTTTCCTTTTATCCTGAAGATGGATCCGCTCTGCGTTCCCGGTGGAATCCTCAGGTGTGCTCTTCCATCGAGCGTGGGAACATCGAGCTCTGTGCCGAGTGCAGCCTGCGTCATGCTGATGTTCATCTCATGGATCAGGTTGTCGCCATCTCTGATGAACAGGGGATGCGGCCTGACGTTGATGAATATGTACAGATCCCCGGGCTCGGCCTGAGCCCCAGGAGAGAACGGCGGAGCCTCGCCCTGGCCCCTCAGCTTGAGGTGATGTCCTGTATCGACACCCGGCGGGATCCTGACGTTTATCTTTCTGTACCTCCTGACCCTGCCGGTGCCGTCGCAGTCGTCGCAGGGCGTCTGTATCACCTGCCCCCTTCCTCCGCATCTGGAGCAGGTGGTCGATGTCACGATCTGCCCGAAGGGCGTCACCTGTGTCCTCGTTATCTGCCCGGTGCCGTGGCAGCTCTGGCATCTCACCGGCGATGTCCCGGGCTTTGCGCCTGTGCCTGAGCAGGTCCTGCAGACCTCTGTCCTGGGCACCTCGATCGTGGTCTCCAGACCTGAGGCCGCCTGCTCCAGCGTTATCTCCAGATCATACCTGAGATCTCTTCCCCTCACAGGCCCGTGGCGGCCCCTGCCAAAGAAGATGTCGAAGATGCTGTCGGTGCCAAACCCGAAGCCTCTGAGCAGATCCTCGAAGTCGACGGATCTGAAGAGATCCTCCTGAGAGTACTGGCCGATGCCGGCATGCCCGAACTGATCGTACTGCCTCCGTTTCTCAGGATCAGAGAGTACAGCATACGCCTCCGAGATCTCCTTGAACCTCTCCTCTGCGTCAGGGGCGTCGGAGCGATCGGGATGGTACTTCATCGCCAGCTTCCTGTAAGCGCTCTTGATCTCCTTCTCTGTGGCGTTCCTGTCAACGCCGAGGATCTCGTAGTAATCCCTCTTCTCCGCCACCCCGACCGCCTCTCTCAGCGCTTATCGTCGTTCACGACCTCGTAATCTGCATCAACTGTCTTGCTGGATGAAGAGCTCGATGAGCTCGAGGTGGATCCGCTCTGGCTCTGCGCAGCCCTCTGGTACATTGCAGCCGAGAGCTCATATACTGCATTCTGGAGCTTCTCCATCTTGCTCTTGATCTCCTGGACGTCCTTCCCTGAGAGAGCATCTCTGAGCTCCGATATCGCCTTCTGGATCCTCTCCCTCTGATCGGATGTGGCCACATCTCCGGCTTCCTTCAGCATCTTCTCCGTCGTGTATATCAGGTTGTCAGCCTGGTTCCTGGTCTCGATCTCCTCCCTGCGCCTCGCATCCTCCTGCGCGTACCTCTCCGCCTCCTTCACCTTCTGCTCGATCTCCTCCTTTGAGAGCCTGTGAGGCGCTGTGATCGTGATCCTCTGCTCCTTCTTCGTGGCCAGATCCTTCGCCGAGACATGGAGTATGCCGTTCGCATCTATATCGAATGTGACCTCTATCTGTGGAATACCACGGGGCGCTGGGGGTATGCCCATGAGCGTGAATCTTCCCAGGGAGATGTTATCCTTTGCGAGCGGTCTCTCTCCCTGAAGCACATGTATCTCGACGCTCGTCTGGTTGTCAGCTGCGGTCGTGAATATCTGGCTCTTTCTTGTGGGGATCGTGGTGTTTCTCTCTATCAGCTTTGTCATTATCCCGCCGAGCGTCTCCACGCCGAGGGATAGCGGCGTTACATCCAGCAGGAGTATATCCTTGACCTCGCCCGCGAGGACTCCCGCCTGTATGGCCGCGCCCATTGCGACGCACTCCATGGGATCGACGCCGCGCTCCACATCCTTCCCCATGAAGCGCTTCACGAACTCCTGGACCGCAGGCATCCTCGTCGGGCCGCCGAC of the Methanothrix sp. genome contains:
- a CDS encoding Era-like GTP-binding protein, encoding MGVFKSLRMSLGVWLSRIFGKKRARIGIYGPPNAGKTTLANRIVKDWSGDGAIGTVSPVPHETRRAVRKEGLVINANGASIHLDIVDTPGMATKIDFREFMAYGMSEEEAKKRAKEATEGVIEAIKWLDDLDGVLLVMDSTEDPYTQVNVTVIGNMEARNLPLLIVANKIDLPNAAPSRIKAAFPQHPVVQISALEGNNLDELYNAIALHFG
- the dnaJ gene encoding molecular chaperone DnaJ, which encodes MAEKRDYYEILGVDRNATEKEIKSAYRKLAMKYHPDRSDAPDAEERFKEISEAYAVLSDPEKRRQYDQFGHAGIGQYSQEDLFRSVDFEDLLRGFGFGTDSIFDIFFGRGRHGPVRGRDLRYDLEITLEQAASGLETTIEVPRTEVCRTCSGTGAKPGTSPVRCQSCHGTGQITRTQVTPFGQIVTSTTCSRCGGRGQVIQTPCDDCDGTGRVRRYRKINVRIPPGVDTGHHLKLRGQGEAPPFSPGAQAEPGDLYIFINVRPHPLFIRDGDNLIHEMNISMTQAALGTELDVPTLDGRAHLRIPPGTQSGSIFRIKGKGMPRLHGAGTGDLLVRTNVKIPTSLTPRQRQLLEELAREFGEPEGRRHHGKTGFFEKIVDEVKGAVR
- the cas4 gene encoding CRISPR-associated protein Cas4, giving the protein MNDIAPLLFALGTASMLLSLKMSSAARSMRLRYGLPDGDALYSDLSGSGKILRSERYGLTGKPDYIIREGRHVIPVEVKSTEAEEPYRSHQLQLAAYCLIMEDICRRDVPYGYLVYGNRRYRIEINDDLRAEVLRALDGMRRTLRKGHAHRNHSQKARCARCSFRTGCKQAL
- the rnhB gene encoding ribonuclease HII; translated protein: MLILGVDEAGKGPVIGSMFVAGVVFGEEDIFDLAACGVRDSKLLSPAKRESIERQILARARESFVLEVTAQQIDELRMVMSMNDIMVRAHSRVVSGLRADRAILDAADVNAERFAQRVRELSGATMQILAEHDADRKHLVVAAASIIAKVARDRSIRELEATLGRPLGSGYPSDPVTVRFLKDWIEENGDLPPFARKSWSTAQRLKASSV
- a CDS encoding DUF2073 domain-containing protein; amino-acid sequence: MREVQMDLISEEKLNRMTSMEKIRLILDKVKTGRIVVLESGLTPEEEVRLIEMTMTEIRVDEFSGIEIESYPAKRESSFVGRLLGRGSSKGRMTVIGPANQLRTVEKDQYQISTKVSVGD
- a CDS encoding alanine--glyoxylate aminotransferase family protein, producing MDIEDTLLMIPGPVKVAPRVLRAMSKPMISHRSPEFGRIYDDCRELLQEFFETKNEIVVMSGSGTCGMDAAVGGLIGRDDRILTITNGKFGERFTEIGNRYGRAISVDFEWGMPFDLERVEAALEKGVKAVAMVHNETSVGIINPAREIGRLARKHDAIFIVDGISSIGGNEFRTDEWGIDIAITGSQKCLAVPPGLAIVSVSERAEEALKEGSGSYYADLRAHLKSVRKKPTQTPFTPAVPLFYALQEALHMAKEEGFEARRARIARLAEAVRAAASALGIELFPVLNEYSRYSNTVTAMKIPPRINDEKLRGGMKKQGVVVSGGQERLKGKIFRIGTMGVCSEGDVLRTIQALELVLAKEGVINAPGEGVAAASKVLDR
- the serA gene encoding phosphoglycerate dehydrogenase, giving the protein MRVLVSDPLAEEGIRRLETAAEVDVITNLTPEELVERIKGYDALVIRSGTKVTADVINAADRLKVIARAGVGVDNVDVDAATKKGIIVVNAPGGNTISAAEHTIAMMLALARNIPQAHASVKRGEWNRKKYTGVEVFNKTLGIIGLGRIGTEVAKRMKAFGMRILAYDPFITESKAAELGIKLASLEEIYRESDFITVHTPLTPETRNMIDEPQIKMMKPTVRLINCARGGIINEAALARAVAENRIAGAAVDVYTKEPPVGNPLIEQERIITTPHLGASTAEAQINVALAVADQIIAISRGQLPTTAINLISIPPETMAVMEPYMDIAERMGRLLGQLGTSRFEQLEIVYGGSIAEKDTRLITIAAVKGLLSAIGAHANLVNSLTLLKEKGVKLIESKTEVANGYSNLITMRLKTASETFAVHGTVYRPDDRRIVQINDYRVHVPTEGNLVLVLHEDRPNIIGPVCVVLGEANINIGSMHVGRISPGQPQLMVLNVDSPVSDETLKRILSVSGVLSARTISM
- a CDS encoding Zn-ribbon domain-containing protein; amino-acid sequence: MPHMCTRCKKVFDDGADILKGCPKCGGRMFEYIRERESETLITEAMGVRRPPRRTPAITTAVRDVGEIKEEMRRLQVASESVNKPPAIQTSQRSPEDRPIESVRITEPGRYELNLPTLFSRDELVMALKEGTYLIDLNSAFRRSKK